In Erigeron canadensis isolate Cc75 chromosome 6, C_canadensis_v1, whole genome shotgun sequence, the following are encoded in one genomic region:
- the LOC122604650 gene encoding uncharacterized protein LOC122604650: protein MPESIRARRTDPRGPLVGFSGKHAWPLGEVDLDVTITDGIHERTETLDLSIIRSPSPYNIILGRPAMQRMKMVPSVIHRVIKFQSEIGIRSIHSSYEPTKQINDVKRVDDDVPPTPMKTKEEEDATKLVINPNFPEQTISIGAQLSEGCKHKLKKLLQANVDVFAWDYSDMTGVPRTLTLEGKPFVMEHRLKEHKHIEPVHQKKRNLSAERDEAARKEVDELLKAGIIRESVYPIWIANQVMVKKGDGGWRMCVDFTNINKACPKGCYPLPEIDWKVESLAEQKLKCFLDAYKGYHQIQMTEEDEDKTTFYTSKGTYCYRKMPFGLKNAGATYQRLVDKAFATQIGRNLEAYVDDMVIKSRDEEGLIEDILETFGNLRKINMKLNPKKCSFGVEEEEAGRALEQMRKYIADLPTLTAPKSKEILYVYLAASLECVSAVLMAERDKQQIPIYFVSRVLQGAEANYPELEKLTLALVHAARRLRRYFQAQPIVVLSDKPIRQILLKPEKSGRVAKWAIE from the exons ATGCCAGAATCCATACGAGCCCGAAGGACGGATCCCCGGGGACCATTGGTAGGTTTTTCCGGAAAACATGCATGGCCGTTGGGAGAAGTCGACCTAGACGTGACCATCACAGACGGGATACACGAGCGAACGGAGACGTTGGATCTCTCGATAATACGATCTCCATCCCCCTACAATATAATTTTGGGAAGACCTGCGATGCAAAGGATGAAAATGGTCCCCTCTGTCATCCATAGGGTCATTAAATTCCAATCTGAAATAGGGATAAGATCGATCCACTCCTCTTACGAGCCAACAAAACAAATCAATGATGTGAAAAGGGTAGATGACGACGTCCCACCTACCCCCATGAAAACGAAAGAAGAAGAGGACGCAACAAAGTTGGTAATTAATCCAAACTTTCCTGAACAAACGATCTCCATAGGTGCCCAACTTTCAGAAGGGTGCAAgcacaaacttaaaaaactgtTACAGGCCAATGTAGATGTCTTTGCATGGGACTATTCAGATATGACGGGGGTTCCAAGGACCCTAACATTGGAAGGAAAGCCCTTCGTCATGGAGCATCGTCTGAAGGAACACAAGCATATAGAGCCTGTTCACCAGAAGAAACGCAACCTTTCCGCTGAAAGAGATGAGGCTGCTAGGAAGGAGGTAGATGAACTACTTAAAGCTGGGATAATAAGGGAGTCCGTCTACCCTATTTGGATCGCTAACCAGGTAATGGTCAAGAAAGGAGACGGAGGGTGGAGGATGTGTGTTGACTTTACAAATATCAATAAGGCATGCCCAAAAGGTTGTTACCCCCTCCCGGAAATCGACTGGAAAGTAGAATCGTTAGCAGAGCAAAAGCTAAAGTGTTTTCTGGATGCATACAAAGGATACCACCAAATACAGATGAcggaagaagatgaagacaaGACAACCTTTTACACCAGTAAGGGAACCTATTGTTATCGAAAGATGCCCTTCGGCCTTAAGAACGCAGGAGCTACGTACCAAAGGTTAGTCGACAAGGCCTTCGCTACACAAATAGGAAGGAATCTAGAAGCATACGTCGACGACATGGTTATCAAAAGCAGGGATGAAGAAGGACTCATTGAAGATATTCTGGAAACCTTCGGGAACCTCAGAAAAATCAACATGAAACTCAATCCCAAAAAGTGTTCGTTCGGAGTGGAGGAAG AGGAGGCGGGGAGAGCTTTGGAACAGATGAGAAAATATATTGCAGACCTGCCAACGCTAACAGCCCCGAAGTCAAAAGAAATACTCTACGTGTATCTGGCCGCCTCACTTGAATGCGTTAGCGCTGTGCTTATGGCAGAAAGGGATAAACAACAGATACCCATTTACTTCGTGAGTAGAGTCCTGCAAGGCGCAGAAGCCAACTATCCCGAGTTAGAAAAGCTGACCTTAGCCCTTGTCCACGCGGCACGTAGGTTGCGAAGGTACTTTCAAGCGCAACCCATCGTTGTATTATCTGATAAGCCAATAAGGCAGATATTGCTTAAGCCAGAAAAGTCAGGACGGGTGGCCAAGTGGGCCATCGAATAG
- the LOC122602782 gene encoding kinesin-like protein KIN-7G, with protein MGESVVDGGGNGERIFVSVRLRPLNGREIVTNDVSDWECFGDNTVIYKNVNLSVPERSMYPSAYTFDRVFGYDCSTRQVYQDGAKDVVLSVVGGINASIFAYGQTSSGKTFTMTGITEYTLADIYDYVQKHPDRDFHLKFSAMEIYNESVRDLLSNDGYPLRLLDDPERGTIVENLTEESVRDWDHVMELLSICEAQRQIGETSLNETSSRSHQIIRLTIESTPHNYIGRESASTLVSTVNFVDLAGSERASQSLTAGTRLKEGCHINRSLLTLGTVIRKLSKGRNGHIPFRDSKLTRILQSSLGGNSRTAIICTMSPARSHVEQSRNTLLFASCAKEVSTNAQVNTIMSDKALVKHLQRELDRLENELKSPGPKHIAPDTAALLREKDHQIEKMQKQIDELIVERDDARTQVQDLLRVVEDNETSLIRLGPDEYPHLRVQIASEAENYMPETSIVVDPRQSFDGSVRTLGSSHYSPRRSESSYEENYIQVTDFEVNSHPDGTPLRPMVRVTEMSETDSCHDWDDVDEKSNGTSHELCKVVRCIESEDLVPKVYVESNCSSPDAKIRVPSHALFHEDHIENEDKITPKMECMSPKSNRDRKVTSIKEDGELVLSLKGDNIGHPHKDRQSESPSPNKNNSLLEFPQSFKLPKSRSCNEGVHATWLDKLENNTPPHGYEQCYTGRPLGFPIKSCTFNNGVEFEKGITTDHNSNGAEKKISIEQEDSSITSSLTSTTKGPTAEAQDDKQVEDTQITSIERIKSVKSIGLDPIEDCFRAASWPSEFKKLQKEIIELWHDCNVSLVHRTYFLLLFNGDPTDSIYMEVERRRLTFVKDMFSRVNAAVDDGRTITRSSSERALRREREMLTKQMHKKLTEQERESLFLRWGIGLQTKYRRIQLANKLWSQVDDMDHVADSAVVVAKLSGLISDPGHAPKEMFGLNLTPQQSRKSYSFKRSLIPLL; from the exons ATGGGGGAAAGTGTTGTTGATGGTGGAGGAAATGGGGAGAGAATATTCGTATCGGTGCGGTTACGGCCGTTAAATGGGAGAGAAATTGTAACAAATGATGTATCGGATTGGGAGTGTTTTGGTGATAATACAGTTATATACAAAAATGTCAATCTTAGTGTTCCTGAACGATCCATGTATCCGTCTGCGTATACTTTTG ACAGGGTTTTCGGTTATGATTGTTCAACAAGGCAAGTGTATCAAGATGGAGCAAAGGATGTCGTGTTATCGGTTGTTGGTGGTATCAATG CGAGTATTTTTGCGTATGGGCAAACAAGCAGTGGCAAAACGTTCACGATGACTGGAATCACCGAGTATACTTTAGCagatatatatgattatgtaCAAAAG CACCCCGATCGGGACTTTCATTTAAAATTCTCAGCCATGGAGATATATAATGAATCTGTCAGAGATCTACTTAGTAATGATGGCTATCCACTTAGACTTTTAGATGATCCAGAG AGAGGAACAATTGTTGAGAACCTCACAGAGGAAAGTGTCAGGGATTGGGATCATGTGATGGAGTTACTTTCCATCTGTGAAG CTCAGAGACAAATTGGGGAGACATCACTAAACGAAACTAGTTCTAGATCACATCAAATAATCAGACTG ACTATTGAAAGTACACCCCACAACTATATAGGCAGGGAGAGCGCAAGCACACTTGTTTCTACTGTG AACTTCGTTGATCTTGCTGGAAGTGAGCGTGCATCCCAGTCATTGACAGCCGGTACAAGATTAAAGGAGGGCTGCCACATAAATCGCAGTCTATTAACTTTGGGAACTGTAATTAGAAAGCTAAG TAAGGGACGAAATGGACACATACCGTTCAGAGATTCAAAGTTAACCCGGATATTGCAATCTTCGTTAGGAGGCAATTCAAGAACTGCAATCATCTGTACCATGAGCCCTGCAAGAAGTCATGTTGAGCAATCAAGAAATACGCTTCTGTTTGCAAGTTGTGCCAAGGAAGTCAGTACTAATGCTCAGGTAAATACCATCATGTCGGATAAAGCTTTAGTAAAACATCTGCAAAGAGAATTGGATAGATTAGAAAACGAGTTGAAATCTCCTGGACCCAAGCATATAGCACCAGATACCGCTGCCTTGTTGCGTGAGAAGGACCATCAAATTGAAAAG ATGCAAAAACAAATAGACGAATTGATAGTTGAAAGAGACGATGCTCGAACTCAGGTTCAGGATTTACTACGAGTGGTTGAAGATAATGAAACTTCATTGATACGG TTAGGTCCAGATGAATACCCTCACCTGCGAGTGCAGATAGCATCTGAAGCTGAAAATTATATGCCAGAGACATCAATTGTGGTAGATCCTCGTCAGTCATTCGATGGAAGTGTTAGAACTCTCGGCTCAAGCCACTACTCTCCCAGGCGTAGTGAGAGCAGTTATGAAGAAAATTACATACAAGTTACTGATTTTGAGGTCAACTCTCATCCTGACGGTACTCCATTAAGGCCAATGGTCAGAGTCACAGAAATGAGCGAAACCGACTCGTGTCATGATTGGGATGATGTTGACGAGAAAAGTAATGGAACTTCTCATGAGTTATGCAAAGTGGTTCGGTGCATTGAATCAGAGGATTTGGTTCCAAAGGTATATGTAGAATCAAATTGTTCATCACCTGATGCAAAGATTAGGGTTCCTTCTCATGCATTGTTTCATGAGGATCATATCGAGAATGAGGACAAGATCACTCCTAAAATGGAATGTATGTCACCTAAATCAAATAGGGATAGAAAAGTAACATCAATAAAGGAAGATGGAGAACTGGTTTTGTCATTGAAGGGAGATAATATCGGGCATCCACACAAAGATAGGCAATCAGAATCTCCGTCtccaaacaaaaataattctttGCTAGAGTTTCCACAAAGCTTCAAGTTACCAAAAAGTAGGAGTTGTAACGAGGGTGTACATGCTACATGGCTTGACAAGCTAGAAAACAACACACCACCACATGGTTACGAGCAATGCTACACTGGAAGACCTTTGGGTTTTCCTATCAAAAGTTGTACTTTCAACAATGGTGTAGAATTTGAAAAGGGTATAACCACTGATCATAACAGTAACGGAGCAGAAAAGAAGATCTCCATCGAACAAGAAGATTCATCAATCACAAGTTCACTGACTTCCACAACTAAAGGTCCTACTGCCGAAGCCCAGGATGACAAGCAAGTTGAAGATACTCAA ATTACAAGCATCGAGAGGATAAAGAGTGTAAAAAGCATTGGTTTGGATCCAATAGAAGATTGTTTCAGAGCTGCATCATGGCCCTCAGAGTTCAAGAAGCTGCAGAAAGAGATTATAGAACTATGGCATGACTGCAATGTGTCCCTTGTGCACAGAACTTACTTTTTGTTGCTATTCAACGGTGACCCAACCGACTCCATTTACATGGAGGTTGAACGCAGACGGTTAACCTTCGTAAAAGACATGTTCTCTCGTGTTAATGCCGCCGTTGACGATGGCCGCACTATCACACGTTCTTCAAG TGAAAGAGCACTACGCCGTGAAAGAGAGATGCTGACAAAACAAATGCACAAGAAACTGACAGAGCAAGAGAGGGAGAGCCTGTTCCTGAGGTGGGGGATCGGGCTGCAGACAAAGTATAGAAGAATTCAGCTGGCCAACAAGTTATGGAGTCAGGTTGATGACATGGACCATGTGGCTGATAGCGCTGTTGTTGTGGCTAAGCTGTCAGGACTCATATCAGACCCTGGTCATGCCCCTAAAGAGATGTTTGGGCTAAATCTCACACCTCAACAATCCAGGAAAAGTTACAGCTTCAAACGTAGCTTAATTCCCCTTTTGTAA